A single Gammaproteobacteria bacterium DNA region contains:
- a CDS encoding DMT family transporter gives MIISIAFISIVDATCKSFTDELHAVQLVWGYFIGILVTLSLYFIVRRESWLSLVRTNRPILQWMRGAYLAGSIMCLFVGLTFLPLTEATAIGFMAPLFITGLSIPLLGERISAHRWLAVIAGLIGVCIIVRPGSGLWQWASAMPLIGAVCFALYQITTRMLTATEKTHSILFYTALTGAVWSSIAVIFFWRTPQLTHWGVFFGTGVLGAAAHLCLVNAFRLAEASLIAPFNYTKLLWVSILGYLLFDDTPTVNTLLGSIVIIVAGLYVLYRESHAPTSLAK, from the coding sequence ATGATAATCTCCATTGCTTTCATCTCGATCGTGGACGCAACGTGCAAATCATTTACCGATGAACTGCATGCCGTCCAACTGGTGTGGGGTTACTTTATTGGGATTCTCGTAACTCTGTCTTTATATTTCATTGTCCGGCGGGAATCTTGGTTGAGTCTTGTCCGGACAAACCGTCCTATCCTCCAATGGATGCGAGGTGCCTATCTGGCAGGCTCGATCATGTGTTTGTTTGTCGGACTGACGTTTCTGCCGCTGACAGAAGCGACTGCGATTGGTTTCATGGCGCCATTGTTTATCACTGGACTATCGATACCACTATTAGGCGAACGGATAAGCGCGCATCGCTGGCTGGCTGTAATTGCGGGGTTGATCGGTGTATGTATTATTGTTCGACCTGGCAGCGGTCTCTGGCAGTGGGCCTCCGCGATGCCGCTGATCGGTGCTGTCTGCTTTGCCCTTTACCAGATCACAACACGGATGCTGACCGCGACCGAAAAGACGCATTCAATTTTGTTTTACACGGCACTTACCGGTGCCGTCTGGAGTTCAATCGCCGTTATATTCTTCTGGCGAACACCGCAACTGACTCACTGGGGTGTTTTCTTCGGCACAGGTGTTTTGGGTGCCGCCGCCCATCTGTGCCTGGTGAATGCCTTCCGCCTGGCCGAAGCTTCACTGATTGCACCATTCAACTACACCAAGCTTCTCTGGGTGAGCATCCTGGGTTATTTGCTGTTTGACGACACGCCCACGGTAAATACCTTGTTGGGCAGTATTGTGATCATTGTGGCCGGGCTATATGTGCTGTACCGTGAATCCCACGCACCCACGAGCCTTGCGAAATAA